One window from the genome of Sebastes umbrosus isolate fSebUmb1 chromosome 12, fSebUmb1.pri, whole genome shotgun sequence encodes:
- the rabggtb gene encoding geranylgeranyl transferase type-2 subunit beta, giving the protein MGTQVKDVLIKPEAPSSLLLDKHADYIAAYGSKKDDYEYTLSEYLRMSGIYWGLTVMDLMAELPRMNRQEIIDFIKACQHECGGLSASIGHDPHLLYTLSAVQILCLYDNVDALDVDKVVEYIKGLQQEDGSFAGDKWGEIDTRFSFCAVATLALLGKMDSINVDKAVEFVLSCMNFDGGFGCRPGSESHAGQIYCCSGFLSLTGQLHQVNADLLGWWLCERQLPSGGLNGRPEKLPDVCYSWWVLASLKIIGRIHWIDKAKLRSFILACQDEETGGFADRPGDMVDPFHTLFGVAGLSLLGDEQIKPVNPVLCMPEDVLERIHLQPDLLS; this is encoded by the exons ATG GGTACTCAAGTGAAAGATGTCCTCATCAAGCCTGAGGCTCCCAGCTCACTGCTGCTGGACAAACATGCAGACTACATCGCTGCCTACGGCTCCAAGAAGGATGACTAT GAGTACACGCTGTCGGAGTACCTGAGGATGAGCGGCATCTACTGGGGGCTGACGGTGATGGACCTGATGGCGGAGCTGCCTCGGATGAACCGGCAGGAGATCATAGACTTCATCAAAGCCTGTCAGCACGAGTGTGGAGGCCTCAGCGCCAGCATCGGACACGACCCCCACCTGCTCTACACCCTCAGCGCCGTCCAG ATCCTCTGCTTGTATGACAATGTGGATGCGCTTGATGTGGACAAAGTAGTGGAATACATCAAAGGGCTGCAGCAGGAAGACGGCTCATTTGCAGGGGACAAATGGG GGGAAATAGACACAAGATTTTCCTTCTGTGCTGTCGCCACACTTGCATTACTG GGCAAGATGGACTCGATAAATGTTGACAAAGCTGTAGAGTTCGTCTTGTCCTGTATGAACTTTGACGGAGGTTTTGGCTGCAGACCTGGTTCAGAGTCTCATGCTGGTCAG ATCTACTGCTGCTCTGGCTTCCTGTCGCTCACCGGTCAGCTGCACCAGGTGAACGCTGACCTGCTGGGCTGGTGGCTCTGCGAGAGGCAGCTGCCGTCCGGAGGCCTCAACGGACGACCGGAGAAG CTTCCAGATGTGTGCTACTCGTGGTGGGTTTTGGCGTCGCTGAAAATCATCGGTAGGATCCACTGGATCGACAAGGCCAAGCTGCGATCGTTTATTCTGGCCTGTCAAGACGAGGAGACCGGAGGTTTTGCTGACAGACCGGGAGACATG GTGGATCCTTTTCACACTCTGTTCGGAGTTGCAGGTCTCTCCCTTCTCGGAGACGAACAGATCAAACCAGTGAATCCTGTTCTGTGCATGCCTGAGGATGTCTTGGAGAGGATCCACCTACAGCCTGACCTCCTCAGCTAG